Proteins encoded in a region of the Drosophila sechellia strain sech25 chromosome 2L, ASM438219v1, whole genome shotgun sequence genome:
- the LOC116800392 gene encoding uncharacterized protein LOC116800392 — protein MKRLRRQRTRTQKKMHDVAAPGCKLTLLHVRRVLVGFPQLLALAGWQLRARATQSHHSVLALFCPLNRQGCTSGRVQRELIKSDFSLSGYVIDNCCTLVTYMNWRN, from the exons ATGAAGCGTTTGCGCAGACAGCGAACGCGAACACAAAAGAAAATGCACGATGTTGCTGCCCCTGGCTGCAAACTTACACTTTTGCACGTTCGACGCGTTCTGGTTGGGTTTCCCCAGTTGCTAGCACTTGCG GGATGGCAATTAAGAGCCAGGGCTACACAGTCGCACCACAGCGTTTTGGCATTATTTTGCCCGCTAAATCGTCAGGGCTGTACAAGTGGTCGCGTTCAGCGAGAACTAATAAAGAGTGATTTTTCACTAAGCGGTTATGTTATCGATAATTGTTGTACCTTGGTTACCTATATGAATTGGAGAAATTAA
- the LOC6617807 gene encoding sorting nexin-29: protein MPENASSSMPTEAGFRSMRSQLAGSTFGQRREDIFRRLQESAHQITQKFSGKELATERDESVQELCESLEELMSYGLRQTASTSSFSAASFIQNMQEMVSGNAGGGSNNNDATFWEFCQTHLTPHERQRYMDLKQIWTNVGRGRAFIRATLNEKRLHSHVLTWLSDEKQLHRFYTPWSLLLNDEAAKKLPEIIDSLSDVLFALNVDTTELNAPRRSTPSVQAVKEEPIIFTTSPVPVVGRQKRPGIAVERPIECVSSTEDLLGALKPIESVEVQQILSKEFIEQELAQPQEEVNLGPFDPIEPELEFLKTPLPDIGAHVGESELYEDRSDTSSQWSKSSSSANCLANSQQQAALEEHVNQLNERCALLETRVAELSLQNRLLIQRLTKHFEETGIDPSSSLCSNFLITIPYVKLAKSQRSGSHYTYEVHITMRQRLEHWTFFRRYSEFNKLHKSLLKTHPVVSAVEFPPKKHFGNMNLIFVEERRQQLQIYLLNLVETLPQVEACKSKAELQKVFPFFRDR from the coding sequence ATGCCAGAAAATGCATCCAGCTCGATGCCCACAGAGGCGGGCTTCCGGAGCATGCGCAGCCAACTGGCGGGCAGCACCTTTGGCCAACGGCGCGAGGACATCTTTCGCCGTCTCCAGGAAAGTGCGCATCAAATCACACAGAAGTTCAGTGGCAAAGAACTTGCCACTGAGCGGGATGAATCTGTTCAGGAACTGTGCGAATCCCTCGAGGAGCTAATGTCCTACGGACTTAGACAAACGGCCAGCACTTCCTCCTTCAGTGCCGCCAGCTTCATCCAGAACATGCAGGAGATGGTGTCCGGAAATGCGGGCggaggcagcaacaacaatgacgcCACTTTCTGGGAATTCTGCCAGACGCATTTGACGCCCCACGAACGTCAGAGGTATATGGACCTCAAGCAGATCTGGACGAATGTGGGCAGAGGACGTGCCTTCATACGCGCCACACTGAACGAGAAGCGATTGCATAGCCATGTCCTCACCTGGCTGAGCGACGAGAAGCAACTGCATCGATTTTACACACCTTGGTCACTGCTGCTCAACGATGAGGCGGCCAAGAAGCTGCCAGAGATCATAGACTCTCTCAGTGATGTACTGTTCGCCCTCAATGTGGACACCACAGAGCTTAATGCACCCAGGAGATCGACGCCAAGTGTTCAAGCCGTCAAAGAGGAACCAATTATATTCACCACCAGTCCAGTGCCGGTGGTGGGACGCCAAAAAAGACCTGGTATTGCAGTGGAACGTCCCATTGAGTGCGTCAGCTCCACAGAGGATTTACTGGGTGCCCTAAAGCCCATCGAGTCGGTGGAGGTCCAGCAAATTCTCTCCAAGGAATTCATCGAACAGGAATTAGCCCAGCCACAGGAAGAAGTCAACTTGGGTCCCTTCGACCCCATTGAACCCGAGCTGGAGTTTCTCAAGACTCCCTTGCCAGACATTGGCGCGCATGTTGGAGAGTCAGAGCTCTACGAAGACCGGAGCGACACCTCCTCGCAGTGGAGCAAGTCCTCCTCCTCTGCCAACTGCTTGGCTAACAGCCAACAGCAAGCGGCGCTGGAGGAGCATGTCAACCAGCTAAACGAAAGATGCGCCCTACTGGAAACCCGTGTGGCGGAGCTTAGTCTACAAAATCGCCTGCTCATCCAAAGGCTGACCAAACATTTTGAGGAGACCGGCATCGACCCCAGCTCATCGCTGTGCTCCAATTTCCTGATAACCATTCCGTACGTAAAGCTGGCAAAGTCGCAACGATCTGGTTCCCACTACACTTACGAGGTTCACATCACGATGAGGCAGCGTTTGGAGCACTGGACGTTTTTCAGACGCTACAGCGAGTTCAACAAGCTGCACAAGTCACTGCTTAAGACCCATCCGGTGGTCAGTGCCGTGGAGTTTCCACCAAAGAAGCATTTCGGCAACATGAACCTGATCTTCGTGGAGGAACGCCGCCAGCAGCTGCAGATCTATCTGCTCAATCTGGTGGAGACCTTGCCGCAGGTGGAGGCCTGCAAGTCGAAGGCGGAGCTGCAAAAGGTCTTCCCCTTCTTCAGGGATAGGTAG